From the Rhinoderma darwinii isolate aRhiDar2 chromosome 12, aRhiDar2.hap1, whole genome shotgun sequence genome, one window contains:
- the LOC142665026 gene encoding uncharacterized protein LOC142665026 has protein sequence MNPLIILYATAAMLSLKFKDIVGHGVVVRPAVTFTPNWGKVFTGESVTITCVVESVGESQIYLWYKDSEQLQIEEHVFTIGYTKIKDTGDYQCQKPTGEISECVRLEVIYGYLILQVPALVYEGDDVLLRCYSWPGYSVRRTLFYKDEMEFNPSDRNNGLLLKNIKKDMAGKYRCVKKADHSSVATYSDESFIHVRELFSNPEIKVTPNPALEGDEMTLTCDMNLSPLRQTTGLLFAFYKDGQNFQGFGQSNNYGVRHVHVEDSTNYSCVVKTVSSSVKKESLASYIQVHELFSNPLITVSPNQMTEGDHMTLTCDTIVSQHRQATELLFAFYVGGWEVQGFNSSNKHKIISVQLKDSGNYSCNVKTSTNSVRKRSQEINILVQELFSNPLITVSANQMTEGDHMTLTCDTTVSQHRQATELLFAFYIDGWKVQGFNSLNKHEIPSVQLKDSGNYSCEVKPSTSNVRKRSQEMNILVQGKKSKTELLNIVRLAISSFLFLVCWVILQAPPYVYEELFTNSELQMTPHPIAKCDHMSLTCDTSLTPQRQNTELQFGFYRDRQKLQDFGSSDIYEIWSTQLEDSGHYSCKVRTSTNSVMKMSRKFNIEGEGKILGSIVFICPAASSPSIMSAKTSMLLFLSIIINVGHSSRPVVTFTPNTQKIFTNEPISMTCDVGPTAQKDQKYDWFKTGTHVYNGKTYAIKSAEISHSGSYQCFSQHASDSRRLDVSNGWVILQAPHQVYEGDNLTLRCHHYPGYPAGQTIFYKDNGVIQNWRDNDLFHIAMVDMEMSGTYRCAKQVKHHLIFYKHGDEDSIFVRELFTTPTIKVTLNSISKETNMTLTCSTSLHPSRQNTQLRFAFYREERIIQEFSVNDTYEVYIVHLEDSGKYSCEVETLDGRVRKKSAEQLIQIEGFTAK, from the exons ATGAATCCTCTTATCATCTTGTATGCCACAGCCGCAATGTTAAGCCTGAAATTCAAGGATATAGTTGGACATG GAGTTGTAGTCAGACCTGCAGTGACCTTCACTCCTAACTGGGGCAAAGTATTCACCGGAGAGTCTGTAACTATCACATGTGTTGTGGAGTCCGTTGGGGAAAGTCAGATCTACTTGTGGTACAAGGACAGTGAACAATTGCAAATCGAAGAACACGTTTTTACAATTGGCTACACCAAAATAAAAGATACTGGAGATTACCAGTGCCAGAAGCCAACTGGAGAAATTAGTGAGTGCGTTAGACTGGAGGTTATTTATG gTTATCTCATCCTACAAGTGCCAGCCTTAGTATATGAAGGGGACGACGTGTTGCTAAGATGCTACAGCTGGCCTGGGTACTCAGTGCGACGTACACTATTTTACAAGGATGAAATGGAATTCAATCCATCTGATAGAAACAATGGACTACTCttgaaaaatattaaaaaagataTGGCTGGCAAATACAGATGTGTAAAGAAAGCGGATCACTCGTCCGTCGCAACTTACTCTGATGAGTCCTTTATACATGTCAGAG agctgttttcaaacCCAGAAATAAAGGTGACCCCAAATCCAGCACTGGAAGGCGATGAGATGACCCTCACGTGTGACATGAACCTTAGTCCTCTCCGACAGACGACAGGACTGCTGTTTGCTTTCTATAAAGATGGACAGAATTTTCAGGGATTCGGTCAATCTAATAACTATGGTGTCCGGCATGTTCATGTAGAGGATTCTACCAATTACTCCTGTGTAGTAAAAACCGTATCCAGCAGTGTGAAAAAGGAGAGTCTGGCATCATATATTCAAGTACATG AATTATTCTCAAATCCACTTATAACCGTGAGTCCAAATCAAATGACGGAAGGTGATCACATGACCCTGACGTGTGACACAATTGTCAGCCAGCACAGGCAGGCTACAGAACTGCTGTTTGCTTTCTACGTGGGTGGATGGGAGGTTCAAGGATTCAATTCATCTAATAAACATAAAATTATATCCGTCCAGCTGAAGGATTCTGGGAATTATTCCTGCAACGTAAAAACATCAACTAACAGCGTGAGAAAAAGGAGTCAAGAGATTAATATCCTGGTGCAAG AATTATTCTCAAATCCACTTATAACCGTGAGTGCAAATCAAATGACGGAAGGTGATCACATGACCCTGACGTGTGACACAACTGTCAGCCAGCACAGGCAGGCTACAGAACTGCTGTTTGCTTTCTACATAGATGGATGGAAGGTTCAAGGATTCAATTCATTAAATAAACATGAGATTCCATCAGTCCAGCTAAAGGATTCTGGGAATTATTCCTGTGAAGTAAAACCCTCAACTAGCAACGTGAGAAAAAGGAGTCAGGAAATGAATATCCTAGTGCAAG gcaaaaagtctaaAACTGAACTGCTGAACATCGTGAGACTAGCAATTTCATCATTTCTATTTCTTGTCT GTTGGGTCATCCTACAGGCTCCTCCATATGTTTATGAAG AGCTATTCACAAATTCAGAACTCCAGATGACCCCACATCCGATCGCCAAATGTGATCACATGAGCCTGACATGTGACACAAGCCTTACACCGCAAAGGCAGAATACAGAACTGCAGTTTGGCTTCTACAGAGATAGACAGAAGCTTCAGGATTTTGGTTCATCCGATATATATGAAATTTGGTCAACTCAACTGGAGGATTCTGGGCATTATTCATGTAAGGTCAGAACGTCAACCAACAGTGTGATGAAGATGAGCAGGAAGTTCAATATTGAAGGAGAAG GTAAGAT ACTCGGCAGCATTGTATTCATCTGTCCAGCAGCATCGTCTCCATCCATCATGTCCGCAAAGACGTCCATGTTATTATTCT TGTCGATCATCATAAATGTGG GACATTCCTCCAGACCGGTGGTGACCTTCACTCCGAACACACAGAAGATTTTCACTAATGAACCTATATCAATGACTTGTGATGTGGGCCCTACTGCACAAAAAGATCAGAAGTACGACTGGTTCAAAACGGGAACACATGTTTACAATGGTAAAACATATGCAATCAAATCTGCTGAAATATCACACAGCGGAAGTTACCAATGTTTTTCCCAACATGCGAGTGACTCTCGAAGGCTGGATGTCAGTAATG GTTGGGTCATCCTGCAGGCCCCTCACCAGGTTTATGAAGGAGATAACCTGACCTTGAGATGTCACCACTATCCTGGATACCCCGCAGGACAGACAATATTTTACAAAGATAACGGAGTCATTCAAAACTGGAGAGATAATGATCTTTTTCATATTGCAATGGTGGATATGGAAATGTCTGGGACCTACAGATGTGCAAAACAAGTAAAACATCACCTAATATTTTACAAACATGGAGATGAAGATTCCATATTTGTTCGAG AGCTGTTCACGACTCCAACAATAAAAGTGACCCTGAACTCGATTTCAAAGGAAACCAACATGACCCTAACATGTTCGACAAGTCTCCATCCTTCCAGACAGAACACACAACTGCGGTTTGCTTTCTACAGGGAAGAGCGGATTATTCAAGAATTCAGTGTCAATGATACCTATGAAGTCTACATTGTGCacctggaggattctgggaaatattcaTGTGAAGTAGAAACTTTGGATGGCAGAGTAAGGAAGAAAAGTGCAGAGCAATTAATCCAGATAGAAG gCTTCACAGCAAAGTAA